The DNA sequence AGAGTTCAATCAGAAAATATCATGTTTATTAAAACTAGAATATTAGTATCAAAATTACTTTTATTTCGTCCattagtttatttatttttacaaGATAAAATCccatttattgaaattattcaaGCAGTAATTTCTGTAATGAATGATTCAAtgaatacaacaacaaataattcatcatcttcatcatcatcatcttcattagCTTTTGggattgataattttaatcCTATGGATTCtccaaattcatcaattagttctggttctggttctggttctggttctggttctggttctggttctggttctggttctggttctagttcaacaatatttaatttaattaatgaaaatgaatataaccataataataatcataataatcatGATCATGATTatcatgatgatgattatttagaaattgattattttaatttaatcaatgctccattattttatcaaaaacaatttcctgatgaagatttttctaaattcattgaatatgataataataaacaagccacaacaacaacaacaacgatgAATGGTTATgatcaagaaattaatgaagaatcaacaattacaatcaaAGATTTATCATTAGTTAAACAAAGAATTTTACGAATTTttatatcaaatttaatttcaataccaaaattaaatatacCTAAATTAGGTACTCATAGACATCCAGGACTGTGGTATTATATaagaaatttatttattggtaatatatttcaatatttgatttataaaaaaattcaatcaatgataaataaaGCTACTACTGATATTAAATTccaatcaatattaaaatcACAACTTGAACAACTTGAACAACTTGAACAACAActgaaaaaggaaaatggttcattttcaataaaatctatggaagaaattattgaattaataaatatggTGATTAATATAAAAGGTATAATTGCATCTTTAGAacattcaataattttaatggaatattggaaattagaaattaaagattgtcaaatttatcaagattttattaaaaaaatattaaatgatttacaaaaatcaacaagataattcaattcaactCAACTCAAATATAACTAACcaaaatgatgatggtatattattataatgaAAAGATAAGAGAAAGattcttaaaaaaaattttttttttttgggggtgggggggggggggggcgataaatgaattaatcaTTACATAGATGTGTGTATAGGTAGGTAGAAATAGAAATGAGATTAAACGACAATTCAAAtgtgattattatttctattGATTTAAAGAATGGAAGTTGGAGACATGAGATTGTAATATATTACTTAAATCCATCATAGAATTGATATTTCATAAATATGAAAGaaaatagtagtagtagcagtggtggtggtggtgatgggtgcttttttttgttgtgttTGTATTAAACGGCGTTATACATTTCAcacatttttaattttaattggtgTCTccttttatttattaatttgctgctaaaaaaaaaaaagaaaaaggattaccttccttccttccttccttcccCACCGCCAATAACTTTGCAGCAACAATACAATTAATAAGAACCAAATCTTATACGTTCTAGTTTAGAAATGGTTGACATTTAACtgcaaaaaacaaaaaaaaaaaaataaacaaagtGAAATTGGGAGGGATGAATGAAGGAAGATGGAGGAAGGGTGGAAAGCCGAATCTCGAAAATGGGTTCCTCAAACCGATGAtcgcaaaaaaaaaaaagaaaaaaggtTAACACATAAACAAAACGAAACAAACaggtatatatatatatataaataaagactaaaagaattcaattcttgttgttttataaatattaatatttcaaatgGAAACTTACAACTAATcctaaaaaaaagtgacttatttatttttttatttatatatatatatatatataaacaaaatgtcaagaattaataataataaagattcAATAGATCAAAATTGgcaaaataatgattatgaaaTCAAAGAACAAGATCGATTTCTACCTATTGCCAATGGTATGTATATAGTATACTTCCTTCTCTTCTATTGCCCTTTTATTTTACTAACTAATCATTCATTCATCTTCCCTTAATTTaatgggggggggggaagtgtctttttttttttttttctaaagTTGGAAGAGTGATGAAAAAGGCATTACCAGAACATgcaaaattatcaaaagaatcaaaagaatGTATTCAAGAATGTGTATCGGAATTTATATCATTTATAACTAGTCAAGCTGCTGATCGATGTTTAGTAGAAAAACGGAAAACTTTAAATGGTGAAGATATATTATGGGCAATGTATACTTTAggttttgaaaattattcagaaactttgaaaatttaTCTTGCTAAATATCGTCAAGTATGTAATATACTTCCCCTTATACTGGGTTAcaatcttgttgttgtttttttttttttttatggaATATTCTACTAacttattatcaaattataatagtatgaacaagaacaattgACTCTTAAACCaccaagaaagaaaatacggaaaaagaagaagactAATGATAActcgtcatcatcatcaaagtTGCAAAACAAGGAGGAACAAGACCAAAACTTACAACAGAATCAACaatatgattatgatgaggaagaagaagaagaagaggcAGATATATCAGATATACAACTGAATTTAATATTACAAAATTTACCTGAATATTCtgatgattattttgaagatgaagatgaagatgataaaGACAGGCAACAATCAGATGAAAAtagtgataataatgatccTCAACTGATTAatttgcaacaacaacaacatcaacaatttaataatattgattctGATCCAATTACTgaatcaaatcaacaagaaTCTTTTTTCACTAATAGTAGTAATGCACAATATTATCCTCATCAATCACAATATGTAAATACAACATtaccttcttcttcatcttcatcaataataaatattgataataatagatCTATACAATcacaattattatcaactcATCCACAACCTAGACAATATCaagatcaacaacaaagtcataatgataaacaacaacaacaacaacaacaacgtaTTATTCCTGATTTACTCAATATTACTAATTCATATTCCGAAGatgaatttatttgaaGTTGGGTggttggttttttttttttttttttgaatattggcgtattttttgttataaAGTAAGGAAATCTAATccattataataatatatatatatatgttatGTTATGTATCGTAATAAAGTTGTAATTTAAGATCTTCTTTTATTGAATATCTTTATGAGTATGTGAGTGTATTTATTTGTATGTCTTAAGATTTGAAgttgattaattattgacaacacaaacaagaagaagaaaggtttccttttttttttttttgacacACCAACCAACAATTAAAACCACTTTCTTCCTTGTTTCTTTCATGTGTTCATTTCCATTTTTATAAGATGTTGTTCTGTTCAACATAAAAATAACTACAATGGTTTTTGATATCAAGGAGGGTTGTATAAATTAGTAATAcataaaataattcatgttgcaacaaaaaaaaacctgCCTACTGCCAATAAACTATGATGGTGTTGTATACtgaaaattgtttaatcaACTACATCGTGTCCTTATTGACAAATGAAAACTTTGTAGTAGTAGATTTGGGAATGGATTTACAACTACGTACAATCAAAACCACAACCTTTATGGATTATAAAACTACCACAATGATAATTAGTTAATATTAATCTTATTTATACGCGTATTTTTGCCCCCCCTCCTCCCCCTTTCATCAAGTAGGACAAactactacaacaacaacaacatctcATAGTAATGAATgactttttattttgattccCAAACTCTCTCTGGCATTAATAGGAGAGAGAGGTGGTTACTAACAATGAGAATTGGCCACAATTACCCATTCAAAACACAATATGGATagaatttttgtttttgtgtGCTACAAACTttcattataaataatCTGGCAAATATCAAAAGCTAATATCCTTTCCTCATCCATACTAAATTACAACAACTCAATCTAATCATTTCAAGATGTAATTACATAAACGTTGGAGTTAACATGTCATTTATGTATGTACGTGTATGCAAAGCAAACAccatattattattaacatCGCAAATCTTTCCCTTTAGCCTGTTTGTTTTGACAAATAGAGGCGAAACATCACCTAAAATAGattaaaaaatgaaataaagaaggaaagaaaagaaagaaaagaaagaaaagaaagaaaaaaaaagaaagtgaaTTATTTGTGTAAtaaagaatgaaaatttgaattaattaattcactCCTTTGGGTTATTggaaattttaaatatcGGACGACTATTTTCACTTCCTCCTCCTTCTCCTCCTCCTATCTTACAAGATGCATAATACATTAATcctttttgaaatttacCATTAACATAGAcgattaattgatgatgatgttgtaTGCCGGTATTGAAAGGATCATCATAATATTAGTAAGGCAATGTGTCATATATTcacatacatatatatattatctTTTCAAGTTTAACCgaatgaaaatgaaattccgttttcattcattcattcgtgtttgtgtttgtgtttgtgtaattttgattttcctaaaatttttgtaacagaaataaattttaacAACCAAATGAAAGACAAgtaagaagaagaaaaagatcatcatcatcatcatcattaccaattccaaaacaacaacaacaacaacaacaacaaacctGGATTAATTTCCTTTGtccaatttcattttttttttctaggaatttgaaattcaataatattatattatactGTTTCATTAAGAACAAGTAATAGGTTAATGTCGTTCtataatttgtttctagaaccaaaaaaattcttaaCCATTTAATCACAATAAACTTCGATCCCATTATATCCCTCACTACTAACAAGATTTTGACTTTAATTGTGTTTCAAATCTGTCTCAGAAAAATGTTTTTCGTTGTTTGGTTATCTCTCTCTCTCCCCCTTTATCTTTAGTACCTTGATTAAAGTTTCAGCAATTTCAGAAATTTCAAGATTACTCAATTACTATCGCTAATCCCCCTTTCCTTAGTGCTTAAATGTCTTGGATTACCTTCAAAGAAGTAGTAAAGAAATGAAACCACCTACCTAACAAacagaaaagaaaccaCAGGATCTTTAATTCTAGTTCTATATATTGTACTcttagtagtagtagtggtagtaggTGATGCTAAATAAAGACAATTATTAAGTCATTTGACATATAAAAGTGTATGCTTCATGCTTTATGCCTTATGTTCATTTATGTATGCATGTGtagtaagtaagtaagtaatgtattgttgttgttgttgttgttgttgcccCCTGTCTTTTATTTATCCCGTCGCACGTTAAATTAAATGTGTATACCTGCATATAGGACATACATTTTTTcctttcaattttttttttttaccaccaccaccacaatttgttttcttaATGCAATACGctctcctcctcctcctcctcctcctcctcctaataaaaatttttccatTCCTTTAAACATACATAGAAACAGAAAGAGAAcaggaaagaaaaaaacaacaacaacaacaatccTATACACTCAGACAGCCACCAGACAACCATCAAGGATACACATTGATATTACTGTTTTATTCTATTAAACAACCTTCTCTTGTTCCACCATTTCATCATTTGCTTTTGAATAAAACCCAATTTAGCAACaacttttttgtttagtaGTAATATATTGTTTACAACACAATTCACACATCTACCCACATAGATACACTTCATTTACTATCTATTTGATATATTTCAATAACAATCAAGACCTTCAACCTACAACTGATATATACCTATCTCAcattccaattttttttttggtccATTATTGTTAGTACAAACCTGTTATTGATTACATTTTAGACGGGATAagcaacaaaagaaaatccaGCTGCCCCCTAGAACTATCCACATCCATATCTATATCTATATCTAAAATCTATTAGTTTATTACCTTTATTAGTCACAACAACCCTTTTTACCCATGATTAAAACGTTTCGGAAAAGTAAAAGACTGTCGAGTAATTCAAGTTCACCCAAGAAAACAATATCTCGAGTATCATCAACTTCTAGTAATCAAACTTCTCATGATGGAATGTTACAATCACCTAAAAAAGTCATTAAAGCTCtttatgattatgaacCTCAAGGTCCTggagaattgaaattttctaAAGGGGATTTTTTCCATGTATTAGATGATGTGGATGATGAATTACATAAAGAAGCTGAAGCCAATGGATGGATAGAAGCAACAAACCCAATGACTCAACTCAAGGGGATGGTCCCTCTTAGTTATTTTGAAGTATTTGATCGATCTCGTCCTATAATGGGCACAAATTTCATTGAtaatcaacatcatcatcaacaacaacaacaacaacagcaggGAACAATTAACAATGGAGCAGGACATCGAAATTTACAACAAACATTATATGCAGTTACATTATATGAATTTACTGCTGAACGAGAAGATGAATTAGATGTAATGCctaatgaaaatttaattatttgtgCTCATCATGATTATGAATGGTTTATTGCTAAACCAATAAATCGATTAGGTGGTCCAGGTTTAGTTCCAGTATCTTATgttaaaattattgatctTTTAAATCCCAATTCTCATTATACTTCAATTGATACATCAAGGCGATCACAAGTTGTTGAAGTGATTAATGCATTTAATATACCGACAGTGGAACAATGGAAAAATCAAACTGCTAAATATCAAGCTTCAACTATCCCTCTTGGATCAATATCAGGAAGTGGTACCCCACCAACATCTGCCAATTCacaatattttgataatcatACTATGACTTCCAATCGATCATCTCTGggttcatcaatttctatTATTGAAGCTAGTGTTGATTCATATCAATTAGATCATGGTCGATATCAATATTCCATTACGGCTCGATTAAGTAATGGGAGAATAAGATATTTATATCGATATTATCAAGATTTTTATGATTTACaagttaaattattagaattattCCCTTATGAAGCgggaagaattgaaaattctaAAAGAATAATTCCATCTATACCAGGACCTTTGATTAATGtaaatgattcaatatcaaaattaagaagagaaaaattggattattatttatcaaatttaattgcATTACCTAATCATATATCTCGATCGGAAGAagtattaaaattatttgatgtttTAGATAATGGATTTGATCGAGAAACTGATTCTATTAATAAACGATTTTCTAAACCAATTAgtcaaaaatcaaattctcATCAAGATAGATTATCTCAATATTCCAATTTCAATGttttgcaacaacaacaacaacaacaacaattagCTAATCATTCACGAGGTTCTGATAATTCACCTACTAATGAATCATCAGGTTCAAATTTAGTTAATTCTTCTCATAAtgattcatcattatcatcatcaccaccaccaccgtCACAAACAGCAACTGCAACCAGTACAATTGGAGGCGAATCTTCAGCAAAACAACCAAAAGTTAAAGtgaaattttattttgatgatgatatatttgtattattaattcCAACTAATTTACGATTACAAGatttaaaaacaaaattatttaaacgattagaattagatattaattataaatatgaaaaaaaattggataatAAAAAACTTTCATCagaatcaattcatttatttttgaaaaatgattttgaagattttttaattgaaaataatagtgatagtaatggtaatggtaatggtaatgataatgaaattgatttagaagatgaaattaataaagaaaaattaggAGAATTTGAagttaatgatgatgaaaaattccaaagtgttttatttgataaatgtAAATTAATGGTTTTAgtatattaaaaaaaggGGGTGGGGAATTATTTTACCttgtattatattatatatttttttttttcatttggaaagaaagaaagaaaaattagtTTATAAGAGataaagagagagagagtTATACAGTGAGTATAAGatcatttgaagaaaaagtaaGAGGAGAAGATTTATGAATGAGGTTCAAtcataaatttgttttgtattatattataatatttgaatattctATTCcgtttatatatatatatgtatctGTTGtatatgaaaaaaagagaatatacaaataaaatgtcattatcaaaaaatataGGTTTCAACAACTCTGAATGATTAGGACTAAGGTATAAGATATTTAttacattattatcattagttTATTACTTGATTTCAGAGTTAACCCCCTAGCTGGTGGTAACACCCATCCCCCCATTCAATACCAACGCGTGTGCACGTCAATTGGTGTTGTCAAAGGGGTTTAACAACAGGAATAATAGGATACTCATTTTATTGGTTTCGTGTACAAATGCtcaataaatattcttCTCTCTTCTTCTACAACTTTAATCACACAcactttatttatttatttacatTTTTAATCAACTACTTCAAATCATTCATACAACTTCCCCCTTCCCCCTTTTTGTTTCTATCTGATCCTAGAATCTTCACAATCAAAAGacagatttttttttttttttttttgacaatGTTCAAAAGAGTATTTGGATTATTCACATCATCAACTAGGGATTTATCAGAcactaataatgataatgatgatgaaaagaAGGAGAAACAGGAAAGAAAGCAAAAGCAAATTCAGAGAAATTCTCGAATTCGACCTAAAACTGATTCTCACATTTATCATGCTAAACTCAAGCTCAAGCTCAAGGCCAAAGCCGAAGCCGAATCCAGGTCCCAATCGACACCCAGAACCACGAGTAACAACTCATCAAGTAATAATGCATTGATTTCACTGATACGACTGCCACAGGGACTGAAATTAGCATATCGACTGTCACTGATAGGAGTAATGAATCCCCAACAAACTTTAAATGATACCGTAATCGATGAttctaatgataatgatgatatatCGAATTCTAGTTTAAGGAATTTCCCATCTTCACCAACAAAACAAGCCATGGCTCAACATAAAGCACAAACTCATGATCATGACAATAATTtacatcaatatcaacaagttgatttacaaccaattgatccactaccactacaacaacaacaacaacaacaacaacaacaacagctgAATGATCGATTTGTCGTGCCATCGACTTCGTCACCACTACCACTcacaataatcaat is a window from the Candida dubliniensis CD36 chromosome 4, complete sequence genome containing:
- a CDS encoding transcriptional activator, putative (Similar to S. cerevisiae HAP3;~spliced gene;~In S. cerevisiae: subunit of the heme-activated, glucose-repressed Hap2p/3p/4p/5p CCAAT-binding complex, a transcriptional activator and global regulator of respiratory gene expression) — its product is MIMKSKNKIDFYLLPMCLFFFFSKVGRVMKKALPEHAKLSKESKECIQECVSEFISFITSQAADRCLVEKRKTLNGEDILWAMYTLGFENYSETLKIYLAKYRQYEQEQLTLKPPRKKIRKKKKTNDNSSSSSKLQNKEEQDQNLQQNQQYDYDEEEEEEEADISDIQSNLILQNLPEYSDDYFEDEDEDDKDRQQSDENSDNNDPQSINLQQQQHQQFNNIDSDPITESNQQESFFTNSSNAQYYPHQSQYVNTTLPSSSSSSIINIDNNRSIQSQLLSTHPQPRQYQDQQQSHNDKQQQQQQQRIIPDLLNITNSYSEDEFI
- a CDS encoding bud emergence protein, putative (Similar to S. cerevisiae BEM1;~In C. albicans: required for wild-type budding, hyphal growth, and virulence;~In S. cerevisiae: involved in establishing cell polarity and morphogenesis) produces the protein MIKTFRKSKRSSSNSSSPKKTISRVSSTSSNQTSHDGMLQSPKKVIKALYDYEPQGPGELKFSKGDFFHVLDDVDDELHKEAEANGWIEATNPMTQLKGMVPLSYFEVFDRSRPIMGTNFIDNQHHHQQQQQQQQGTINNGAGHRNLQQTLYAVTLYEFTAEREDELDVMPNENLIICAHHDYEWFIAKPINRLGGPGLVPVSYVKIIDLLNPNSHYTSIDTSRRSQVVEVINAFNIPTVEQWKNQTAKYQASTIPLGSISGSGTPPTSANSQYFDNHTMTSNRSSSGSSISIIEASVDSYQLDHGRYQYSITARLSNGRIRYLYRYYQDFYDLQVKLLELFPYEAGRIENSKRIIPSIPGPLINVNDSISKLRREKLDYYLSNLIALPNHISRSEEVLKLFDVLDNGFDRETDSINKRFSKPISQKSNSHQDRLSQYSNFNVLQQQQQQQQLANHSRGSDNSPTNESSGSNLVNSSHNDSSLSSSPPPPSQTATATSTIGGESSAKQPKVKVKFYFDDDIFVLLIPTNLRLQDLKTKLFKRLELDINYKYEKKLDNKKLSSESIHLFLKNDFEDFLIENNSDSNGNGNGNDNEIDLEDEINKEKLGEFEVNDDEKFQSVLFDKCKLMVLVY